One segment of Nocardia farcinica DNA contains the following:
- a CDS encoding NADP-dependent oxidoreductase yields the protein MTEPAPRQAAATGLPRTGREFQLAARPDGVPTAANFALVTRPVPEPAPGQVLVRNTWMSVDPYMRGRMDDRPSYIEPFRIGAPLEGSAVGEVIASRAPAVPVGTTVTHFAGWRDYAVLDAAAVTPVDPDLAPPWQYLGALGTTGLTAYAALTDVAPVRPGDTVFVSAAAGAVGSVAGQLAKLLGAGRVIGAAGGPAKTALLREEFGFDAALDHRAGDLAGQLAAAAPEGIDVYLDSVGGEHLRVAVEAMRPRARIALVGAISGYNGAAAEPGPDLYKAATREVSLRGMLVNSYFDRFGEYIGKAAGWLARGELRTRQTVHEGLEQAPTALLGVLSGANVGKMLVRLAD from the coding sequence ATGACCGAGCCAGCACCGCGACAGGCCGCCGCGACCGGGCTGCCCCGGACGGGCCGGGAGTTCCAGCTGGCCGCCCGGCCGGACGGCGTGCCCACCGCCGCGAACTTCGCCCTGGTGACGCGACCGGTCCCGGAACCGGCGCCCGGCCAGGTCCTGGTGCGCAACACCTGGATGTCGGTGGACCCGTACATGCGGGGGCGGATGGACGATCGCCCCTCCTACATCGAGCCGTTCCGGATCGGCGCGCCGCTGGAGGGGTCGGCGGTGGGCGAGGTGATCGCCTCCCGTGCGCCCGCGGTGCCGGTGGGCACCACCGTCACCCACTTCGCGGGCTGGCGCGACTACGCCGTGCTCGACGCGGCCGCGGTGACCCCGGTGGACCCGGACCTGGCGCCGCCCTGGCAGTACCTGGGCGCGCTGGGCACCACCGGCCTCACCGCCTACGCCGCACTCACCGACGTGGCGCCGGTGCGGCCGGGGGACACGGTCTTCGTGTCCGCCGCGGCGGGCGCGGTCGGCAGCGTCGCCGGTCAGCTCGCGAAACTGCTCGGCGCGGGGCGGGTGATCGGTGCGGCAGGCGGCCCGGCCAAGACCGCGCTGCTGCGGGAGGAGTTCGGCTTCGACGCGGCGCTCGATCACCGGGCGGGCGATCTGGCCGGGCAGCTGGCCGCGGCCGCGCCCGAGGGCATCGATGTCTACCTCGACAGCGTCGGCGGCGAACACCTGCGGGTCGCGGTCGAGGCCATGCGACCGCGCGCCCGGATCGCGCTCGTGGGGGCGATCAGCGGCTACAACGGTGCGGCGGCCGAACCCGGCCCCGACCTGTACAAGGCGGCCACCCGGGAGGTGTCGCTGCGGGGCATGCTGGTGAACAGCTACTTCGACCGTTTCGGCGAGTACATCGGCAAGGCGGCGGGCTGGCTGGCGCGCGGCGAACTGCGCACCAGGCAGACCGTCCACGAGGGACTCGAGCAGGCCCCCACGGCGTTGCTCGGGGTGCTGTCCGGCGCCAACGTCGGCAAGATGCTGGTCCGGCTGGCCGACTAG
- a CDS encoding prolyl oligopeptidase family serine peptidase codes for MSGVEQNVTDPYLWLEDVTDERALDWARAHNEVVAARFAATERFARLEQRILDMLDTDTKIAYPGRRGRWLYNFWRDAEHPRGVWRRTTFAEYAQPSPDWDVLIDLDALADQEEENWVWGGAAVLRPEQRRALISLSRGGADAKVVREFDIETRQFVAPEDGGFYLPEAKSEIRWIDADEVYVGTDFGPGSLTDSGYPRIAKRWRRGTPLEQARTVFEGEPGDVAVSAGYDRTPGYERHFVGRATDFFNEEVYLLDPDGTPRLLEVPTDASESWYKDWLLVRLRSPWEVGGTTYPTGALLATDFPSFLAGERRFDVLFTPDAHTSLHGYGWTENHLLLITLQDVQTKLHVLTPGADGWAIEPLADTPPMATTSVINLDPLEGGDEFMLTTSGFTTPATLLAGSVGGPTTTLKQEPGFFDAAGIETEQFFARSDDSTMVPYFVIRHRDRKGSPGPTVMSGYGGFEVSRTPAYSGASGMGWLERGGTWVMTNIRGGGEYGPEWHTSVQKANRHKVYEDFAAIARDLVARGITTPDQLGAVGGSNGGLLMGVMLTRYPELFGAIVCQVPLLDMKRYHLLLAGASWMAEYGDPDKPEEWAYIREYSPYQNVRADADYPPILLTTSTRDDRVHPGHARKFAALLEEQGHTFWYHENIEGGHGGAADNKQMAFQAALIYEFFTQMLMERRTAARD; via the coding sequence ATGAGCGGCGTGGAGCAGAATGTGACCGATCCGTACCTCTGGCTCGAGGATGTGACCGACGAGCGCGCCCTGGACTGGGCCCGAGCCCATAACGAGGTGGTCGCAGCGCGTTTCGCCGCCACCGAGCGGTTCGCCCGGCTCGAGCAGCGCATCCTCGACATGCTCGACACCGACACCAAGATCGCCTACCCCGGCCGCCGCGGCCGGTGGCTGTACAACTTCTGGCGCGACGCCGAGCACCCGCGCGGAGTGTGGCGGCGCACCACCTTCGCCGAGTACGCCCAGCCGTCGCCGGACTGGGACGTGCTCATCGACCTCGACGCGCTCGCCGATCAAGAGGAGGAGAACTGGGTGTGGGGCGGCGCGGCGGTGCTGCGCCCCGAGCAGCGCCGCGCCCTGATCAGCCTGTCCCGCGGCGGCGCGGACGCCAAGGTGGTGCGCGAATTCGACATCGAGACGCGGCAGTTCGTCGCCCCCGAGGACGGCGGCTTCTACCTGCCCGAGGCGAAGTCGGAGATCCGCTGGATCGACGCCGACGAGGTCTACGTCGGCACCGATTTCGGGCCCGGCTCGCTCACCGACTCCGGCTACCCGCGCATCGCCAAGCGGTGGCGGCGCGGCACCCCGCTGGAGCAGGCGCGCACGGTGTTCGAGGGCGAACCGGGCGACGTGGCGGTCTCGGCCGGCTACGACCGGACCCCCGGCTACGAACGGCACTTCGTCGGCCGCGCCACCGACTTCTTCAACGAGGAGGTCTACCTCCTCGACCCGGACGGCACCCCGCGGCTGCTGGAGGTGCCCACCGACGCCAGCGAATCCTGGTACAAGGACTGGCTGCTGGTGCGGCTGCGGTCGCCGTGGGAGGTCGGCGGCACCACCTACCCGACCGGCGCACTGCTGGCCACCGACTTCCCGTCCTTCCTGGCCGGTGAGCGCCGCTTCGACGTGCTGTTCACCCCGGACGCGCACACCTCACTGCACGGCTACGGCTGGACCGAGAACCACCTGTTGCTCATCACGTTGCAGGACGTGCAGACCAAGCTGCACGTGCTCACCCCCGGTGCGGACGGCTGGGCGATCGAGCCGCTCGCCGACACCCCGCCGATGGCCACCACCAGCGTCATCAACCTCGACCCGCTCGAGGGCGGCGACGAGTTCATGCTCACCACAAGTGGTTTCACCACCCCGGCGACTCTGCTGGCCGGTTCGGTGGGCGGGCCGACCACCACGCTCAAACAGGAACCCGGCTTCTTCGACGCCGCGGGCATCGAGACCGAACAGTTCTTCGCCCGCTCCGACGACTCGACCATGGTGCCGTACTTCGTGATCCGGCACCGCGACCGCAAGGGCAGCCCGGGACCGACGGTGATGTCGGGCTACGGCGGATTCGAGGTGTCCCGCACGCCCGCCTACAGCGGCGCGTCCGGCATGGGCTGGCTCGAGCGCGGCGGCACCTGGGTGATGACCAACATCCGCGGCGGCGGGGAGTACGGCCCGGAATGGCACACCTCGGTACAGAAGGCCAACCGGCACAAGGTGTACGAGGACTTCGCCGCCATCGCCCGCGACCTCGTCGCACGCGGCATCACCACCCCCGATCAGCTCGGCGCGGTGGGTGGCAGCAACGGCGGCCTGCTGATGGGCGTGATGCTCACCCGCTATCCGGAACTGTTCGGCGCCATCGTCTGCCAGGTGCCGCTGCTGGACATGAAGCGCTACCACCTGCTGCTGGCCGGCGCGTCCTGGATGGCCGAGTACGGTGACCCGGACAAGCCGGAGGAATGGGCCTACATCCGCGAGTACTCCCCCTACCAGAACGTGCGGGCGGACGCGGACTACCCGCCGATCCTGCTCACCACCTCCACCCGCGACGACCGGGTGCATCCCGGGCACGCGCGCAAGTTCGCCGCGCTGCTCGAGGAACAGGGGCACACCTTCTGGTACCACGAGAACATCGAGGGCGGGCACGGCGGCGCGGCCGACAACAAGCAGATGGCCTTCCAGGCGGCGCTGATCTACGAGTTCTTCACCCAGATGCTGATGGAGCGCCGGACCGCCGCGCGGGACTGA
- a CDS encoding alpha/beta hydrolase family protein, whose protein sequence is MSTDGSRPIPLPAVSRRRALAAVVAVFAAAGCAAGERTAAPPSVVTTPAGPPPATPDAPLRIAYGPGPDHIGDLYLPERGAAPYPVVVMVHGGGWSQWRDLADTAANSTALARHGVAVWNIEYRRVRGGGGWPSTLADADDAVEALATVVQERSGHRLDLERVHVAGHSAGGHLAAWVAGRHTLPPTAPGAQPRVRPRSATLMAGVFDLELAVTRGHDAFVRALLDGAPDEVPDRYRIASPIAHLPVGIRIDALHGDADQVVSIEQSRRYIAAARAAGDNAHMHELPGVTHADFLDVGSPAWAAAQRVILHNIDTLD, encoded by the coding sequence ATGAGTACGGACGGGAGCAGACCGATCCCGCTGCCCGCCGTCAGCCGCCGTCGCGCGCTGGCCGCCGTGGTGGCCGTGTTCGCCGCCGCCGGGTGCGCGGCGGGCGAGCGAACGGCCGCGCCGCCGAGTGTCGTCACCACTCCCGCGGGCCCGCCGCCCGCCACCCCGGACGCGCCGCTGCGCATCGCCTACGGCCCGGGCCCCGACCACATCGGCGACCTGTATCTCCCCGAGCGCGGCGCCGCGCCGTATCCCGTGGTCGTGATGGTGCACGGCGGCGGCTGGTCGCAGTGGCGCGACCTCGCCGACACCGCCGCCAACTCCACAGCGCTGGCCCGGCACGGGGTCGCGGTCTGGAACATCGAATACCGCCGGGTGCGCGGCGGCGGTGGCTGGCCGAGCACGCTCGCCGACGCCGACGACGCCGTGGAGGCGCTCGCGACGGTGGTCCAGGAACGCTCCGGACACCGGCTCGACCTGGAGCGCGTCCACGTCGCCGGGCATTCCGCCGGTGGGCACTTGGCCGCGTGGGTGGCGGGCAGGCACACGCTGCCGCCCACGGCGCCGGGTGCGCAGCCGCGCGTCCGGCCGCGCAGCGCGACGCTCATGGCGGGCGTGTTCGATCTCGAACTGGCGGTGACCCGCGGCCACGACGCCTTCGTCCGCGCCCTGCTCGACGGCGCGCCGGACGAGGTGCCCGACCGCTACCGGATCGCCTCGCCAATCGCGCACCTGCCCGTCGGCATCCGCATCGACGCGCTGCACGGCGACGCCGACCAGGTCGTCTCGATCGAGCAGAGCCGCCGCTACATCGCGGCCGCGCGCGCGGCGGGCGACAACGCCCACATGCACGAGCTGCCCGGCGTCACACACGCCGACTTCCTCGACGTCGGCTCGCCCGCCTGGGCCGCCGCCCAACGCGTCATCCTGCACAACATCGACACCCTGGACTGA
- the lpdA gene encoding dihydrolipoyl dehydrogenase: MTSHYDVVVLGAGPGGYVAAIRSAQLGLRTAVVEQKYWGGVCLNVGCIPSKALLRNAELAHIFHKEAKTFGISGDVSFDFGAAFDRSRKVADGRVKGVHFLMKKNKIDEFDGKGTFVDANTLSVELSKGGTESITFDNVIIATGTVTKLLPGTSRSANVVTYEEQIMTRDLPGSILIVGAGAIGMEFGYVLKNYGVDVRIVEFLDRALPNEDADVSKEITKAYKKLGITITTGAAVQSIDDDGTKVTVAIKDNKSGSVETVTVDKVLQAVGFAPRVEGYGLENTGVALTDRGAIAIDDNMRTNVPHIYAIGDVTAKLQLAHVAEAQGVVAAETIAGAPTLTLGDYRMMPRATFCQPQVASFGLTEEQARAEGYDVKVATFPFTANGKAHGLGDPTGFVKLISDARYGELLGGHLIGPDVSELLPELTLAQKWDLTVNELTRNVHTHPTLSEALQEAFHGLAGHMINF; this comes from the coding sequence GTGACTTCCCACTACGATGTCGTCGTTCTCGGTGCTGGTCCCGGCGGTTACGTCGCCGCGATCCGGTCCGCGCAACTCGGCCTGCGAACAGCGGTTGTCGAGCAGAAATACTGGGGTGGTGTGTGCCTGAACGTGGGCTGCATCCCGTCGAAGGCGCTGCTGCGCAATGCGGAGCTCGCGCACATCTTCCACAAGGAAGCCAAGACGTTCGGAATCTCCGGCGACGTCAGCTTCGACTTCGGGGCGGCGTTCGACCGCAGCCGCAAGGTCGCCGACGGCCGCGTCAAGGGCGTCCACTTCCTGATGAAGAAGAACAAGATCGACGAGTTCGACGGCAAGGGCACGTTCGTCGACGCCAACACCCTCTCGGTGGAACTGAGCAAGGGCGGTACCGAGTCGATCACCTTCGACAACGTCATCATCGCCACGGGCACCGTCACCAAGCTGCTGCCCGGCACCTCCCGCAGCGCCAACGTGGTCACCTACGAAGAGCAGATCATGACCCGTGACCTGCCGGGTTCGATCCTCATCGTCGGCGCGGGCGCCATCGGCATGGAGTTCGGCTACGTCCTGAAGAACTACGGCGTGGACGTGCGCATCGTGGAGTTCCTCGACCGCGCGCTGCCCAACGAGGACGCCGACGTCTCCAAGGAGATCACCAAGGCCTACAAGAAGCTCGGCATCACCATCACCACCGGTGCCGCCGTGCAGTCCATCGACGACGACGGCACCAAGGTGACCGTCGCCATCAAGGACAACAAGTCCGGTTCGGTGGAGACCGTCACCGTGGACAAGGTGCTGCAGGCCGTCGGCTTCGCGCCCCGGGTGGAGGGCTACGGCCTGGAGAACACCGGTGTCGCGCTCACCGACCGCGGCGCCATCGCCATCGACGACAACATGCGCACCAACGTCCCGCACATCTACGCCATCGGTGACGTCACCGCCAAGCTGCAGCTGGCCCACGTCGCCGAGGCGCAGGGCGTGGTCGCGGCCGAGACCATCGCCGGCGCGCCGACGCTCACCCTGGGCGACTACCGGATGATGCCGCGCGCGACCTTCTGCCAGCCGCAGGTCGCCAGCTTCGGCCTCACCGAGGAGCAGGCGCGGGCCGAGGGCTACGACGTGAAGGTCGCGACCTTCCCGTTCACCGCCAACGGCAAGGCGCACGGCCTCGGCGATCCCACCGGTTTCGTCAAGCTCATCTCCGACGCCCGCTACGGCGAGCTCCTCGGCGGCCACCTCATCGGCCCGGATGTCTCCGAGCTGTTGCCGGAGCTGACGCTGGCCCAGAAGTGGGATCTCACCGTCAACGAGCTCACCCGCAACGTGCACACCCACCCGACCCTCAGCGAGGCGCTGCAGGAGGCCTTCCACGGCCTGGCCGGGCACATGATCAACTTCTGA
- a CDS encoding ZIP family metal transporter, which yields MSTALLYGLGTAVPLLVGAAIGLRWTLPKPLLASLMAFGAGTMIAAVSSELFAPAFRQAGALVAGAALFLGAGVYVVANHLIETKLGAGAIGWALMLGTVLDGVPENTALGVSLSAEAGVVLLVAVAVGNVPEAIGGAALMRQRPGFSARRALALWTVTAAVLVAVTVLGKALSGNLSATHIAVVQAFAGGATIAVLADSLMPEAYREGGWWVGMATAAGFLVAFVLAG from the coding sequence ATGTCGACCGCACTGCTGTACGGGCTGGGGACCGCGGTTCCGCTGCTGGTCGGCGCCGCGATCGGACTGCGATGGACGTTGCCGAAACCGCTGCTCGCCTCCCTGATGGCCTTCGGCGCGGGCACGATGATCGCGGCGGTCTCCTCGGAGTTGTTCGCCCCCGCCTTCCGGCAGGCCGGCGCGCTGGTCGCGGGCGCGGCGCTGTTCCTCGGCGCGGGCGTCTACGTGGTGGCCAACCACCTGATCGAGACGAAACTCGGCGCGGGCGCGATCGGCTGGGCCCTGATGCTGGGCACGGTGCTGGACGGCGTCCCGGAGAACACCGCCCTCGGTGTCTCGCTCAGTGCCGAGGCGGGCGTGGTGCTGCTGGTCGCGGTGGCGGTGGGCAATGTGCCCGAGGCGATCGGCGGCGCCGCGCTGATGCGGCAGCGCCCCGGCTTCTCCGCCCGGCGCGCACTGGCCCTGTGGACGGTGACGGCGGCGGTGCTGGTCGCGGTGACCGTGCTCGGGAAAGCGCTGTCGGGCAACCTGTCGGCCACCCATATCGCGGTCGTCCAGGCGTTCGCCGGTGGTGCGACGATCGCGGTGCTGGCGGATTCCCTGATGCCCGAAGCCTATCGGGAGGGCGGCTGGTGGGTCGGAATGGCCACCGCCGCAGGATTTCTGGTCGCCTTCGTGCTCGCGGGCTGA
- a CDS encoding TetR/AcrR family transcriptional regulator, whose amino-acid sequence MGAICKDAGLSSRQFYEEFTGRESLLLELYEQIDRESRDAVAAALDKNAEGTALERIDAAVRAYIEAIGSDPRKARVVLVEVVGAGPKVEKFRLELRRAWGALLASATEDAALQGEIPPGDYEMRVLAIIGAVNYVVDSWSGTDPRPPLDDVIRVLSRVIMGAVRA is encoded by the coding sequence GTGGGCGCCATCTGTAAGGACGCCGGACTTTCCTCGCGTCAGTTCTACGAGGAGTTCACCGGCCGCGAGTCCCTGCTGCTCGAGCTCTACGAGCAGATCGACCGGGAATCGCGCGACGCCGTGGCCGCAGCCCTGGACAAGAACGCCGAGGGGACCGCGCTGGAGCGGATCGATGCCGCCGTGCGCGCCTACATCGAGGCCATCGGCTCGGACCCGCGGAAGGCGCGGGTCGTCCTGGTCGAGGTGGTCGGCGCCGGGCCGAAGGTGGAGAAGTTCCGCCTGGAGCTGCGCCGCGCGTGGGGCGCGTTGCTGGCCAGTGCGACCGAGGACGCCGCATTGCAGGGCGAGATCCCGCCCGGTGACTACGAGATGCGGGTGCTGGCGATCATCGGCGCGGTGAACTACGTCGTCGACTCCTGGAGCGGCACGGACCCGCGCCCGCCGCTCGACGACGTGATCCGGGTGCTCAGCCGGGTGATCATGGGGGCGGTGCGGGCCTGA
- a CDS encoding AraC family transcriptional regulator translates to MSAPAPLAGAPPPARPIDDTASTQLVRLVRDVVSLSQPDPVAIARIPGTDDAVLGGELHRIPLTSLVRLWELLARNGRGAGLAVAAAAPLGTLATWDYLVTTGPTLAGALRAAQPYHRLVTAAAEGFALREDDGLTVEFRTTAGDPAVAAVINEYVLAYYLRRAREATGRAVTPARVTFAGPAPREHSALVDAFGTRRIEFGAGADSITFAPDDATAPLTRADPALAHLLRDHADLVLATARPIPGPLDAFRAALDAALDDGEPALPAVARRLATSPRTLQRRLAAHGTTWRQELDLARHERARVLLAGGRTTAAVAERLGFTDDRALRKASRRWRGVSPTGLHHR, encoded by the coding sequence ATGTCCGCGCCCGCGCCGCTCGCGGGCGCTCCGCCACCGGCGCGTCCGATTGACGACACCGCCTCGACCCAGCTGGTCCGCCTGGTGCGTGATGTCGTTTCGCTATCACAGCCCGATCCGGTCGCGATCGCGCGGATTCCCGGCACGGACGACGCGGTGCTCGGCGGCGAACTGCACCGCATCCCGCTGACCTCGCTGGTGCGGCTGTGGGAGCTGCTGGCCCGCAACGGCCGCGGCGCGGGGCTCGCGGTCGCCGCGGCCGCGCCGCTCGGCACGCTGGCCACCTGGGACTACCTGGTGACCACCGGGCCCACGCTGGCCGGGGCGCTGCGCGCGGCCCAGCCCTATCACCGGTTGGTGACCGCGGCGGCCGAGGGCTTCGCGCTGCGCGAGGACGACGGCCTCACCGTCGAATTCCGCACCACCGCGGGCGATCCCGCCGTGGCCGCGGTGATCAACGAGTACGTACTCGCCTACTACCTGCGCCGCGCGCGGGAGGCGACCGGGCGGGCGGTGACGCCGGCCCGGGTCACCTTCGCCGGTCCCGCACCGCGCGAGCATTCGGCGTTGGTGGACGCCTTCGGCACCCGCCGCATCGAGTTCGGCGCAGGCGCCGACAGCATCACCTTCGCACCCGACGACGCCACCGCGCCGCTGACCCGGGCCGATCCGGCGCTGGCGCACCTGCTGCGCGACCACGCCGACCTCGTGCTCGCCACCGCGCGGCCGATCCCCGGCCCGCTCGACGCCTTCCGGGCCGCCCTCGACGCCGCCCTCGACGACGGCGAACCCGCACTGCCCGCGGTCGCGCGACGGCTGGCGACCAGCCCGCGGACCCTGCAACGGCGGCTCGCCGCACACGGCACGACCTGGCGGCAGGAACTGGATCTGGCCCGCCACGAACGGGCCCGCGTCCTGCTGGCCGGCGGGCGCACCACCGCCGCGGTCGCCGAGCGGCTCGGCTTCACCGACGACCGCGCGCTGCGCAAGGCGAGCAGACGCTGGCGCGGCGTCTCGCCGACCGGCCTGCACCACCGCTAG
- a CDS encoding DUF6585 family protein — protein sequence MTTPSMPEDGAGGTEVRRTVPLSQLVHLMAEYQKLGAHRQTFLAAPVSDTFVRGCGIVAGCLGAVAVICAAVGAVSGGAAIGLVAAVPAGLALYRGRLNNRNRAARLDLFEHGMTVYRSGERVAGFRWDTAEVRQQAIPFQNTAHIEYSLEMSGPDGSHARFDETHFAEGREWARAIQSAVTATQLPRAVTVIDEGDTARFGDFALNLDALVFRGDQYPWDRVQLIDARSGLVRIKVDGNWVSLAPVGTIPNFYIFNELAERLRLPATA from the coding sequence TTGACCACTCCGAGTATGCCGGAGGACGGTGCGGGCGGAACCGAGGTCCGGCGCACAGTACCTTTGTCGCAGCTCGTGCACCTGATGGCCGAATACCAGAAACTCGGTGCGCACCGGCAGACGTTTCTCGCCGCCCCCGTCAGCGATACGTTCGTGCGCGGGTGCGGCATCGTCGCGGGCTGTCTCGGCGCCGTCGCGGTGATCTGCGCGGCCGTCGGCGCCGTGAGTGGCGGGGCGGCGATCGGGCTGGTCGCGGCGGTGCCCGCCGGACTCGCCCTGTACCGAGGCCGGCTCAACAACCGCAATCGCGCCGCCCGGCTCGACCTCTTCGAGCACGGCATGACGGTGTATCGCTCCGGCGAACGGGTCGCCGGATTCCGCTGGGACACCGCCGAAGTGCGGCAGCAGGCCATTCCCTTCCAGAACACCGCCCACATCGAGTACTCCCTGGAGATGTCGGGCCCCGACGGCTCGCACGCGCGATTCGACGAAACCCATTTCGCCGAGGGCCGGGAATGGGCCAGGGCCATCCAATCCGCCGTCACCGCCACCCAACTGCCGCGCGCGGTGACGGTGATCGACGAAGGCGACACCGCGCGTTTCGGCGATTTCGCGCTGAATCTCGACGCGCTGGTGTTCCGCGGCGACCAGTATCCGTGGGACCGCGTCCAGCTCATCGACGCGCGCAGCGGACTGGTGCGGATCAAGGTGGACGGCAACTGGGTTTCGCTCGCCCCGGTCGGCACCATCCCGAATTTCTACATCTTCAACGAACTCGCCGAACGACTACGGTTGCCTGCCACCGCCTGA
- a CDS encoding alpha/beta hydrolase family protein produces MQTVPIQVPDGSTVPVRLIPAEGSHRHPVTPDAPRPVVVIMPGLGVPGAYYEAVARQLARRGFDAAIGELRGNGDSRPRPGPDSTYGYHELVSVDFPAIFEVVRSRFPASTPYLLGHSMGGQLSVMYAARIRGRLGGLILVASGTPYYRGYRGLAAPGLLFGTTAAALTANLAGFWPGHRITVGGFGPQSKVLISDWARLARTGRFVPVGADIDYEERIARLKLPVLSITMTGDELTPPSSARHLLDKMPAAEVTTWHQPEPLGHNGWIPDPVATVDRIEKWLRDR; encoded by the coding sequence ATGCAGACGGTTCCGATCCAGGTACCGGACGGCAGCACCGTTCCGGTGCGGCTGATCCCGGCCGAGGGCAGCCATCGGCATCCCGTGACACCCGACGCGCCCCGGCCGGTGGTGGTGATCATGCCCGGGCTCGGCGTGCCCGGCGCCTACTACGAGGCCGTCGCCCGGCAGCTGGCCCGACGCGGCTTCGACGCCGCGATCGGGGAGCTGCGCGGCAACGGCGACAGCAGGCCGCGGCCGGGACCGGACAGCACCTACGGCTACCACGAGCTGGTTTCGGTCGATTTCCCGGCCATTTTCGAGGTCGTGCGCAGCCGCTTCCCGGCCAGTACCCCCTACCTGCTCGGCCACAGCATGGGCGGTCAGTTGTCGGTGATGTACGCCGCGCGGATCCGGGGCAGGCTGGGCGGGCTGATCCTGGTCGCCTCCGGCACGCCCTATTACCGCGGCTATCGCGGGCTGGCCGCCCCCGGCCTGCTGTTCGGCACCACCGCCGCCGCGTTGACGGCGAACCTGGCCGGATTCTGGCCGGGCCACCGGATCACGGTGGGCGGCTTCGGCCCCCAGTCGAAGGTGCTGATCTCGGACTGGGCCCGGCTGGCGCGCACCGGCCGGTTCGTGCCGGTGGGCGCCGACATCGACTACGAGGAGCGGATCGCGCGGCTGAAGCTGCCGGTGCTGTCGATCACGATGACCGGCGACGAGCTCACCCCGCCCAGCTCGGCGCGGCATCTGCTGGACAAGATGCCCGCCGCCGAGGTCACCACCTGGCACCAGCCCGAGCCGCTCGGCCACAACGGCTGGATCCCCGATCCGGTCGCCACCGTCGACCGGATCGAGAAGTGGTTGCGCGACCGCTGA
- a CDS encoding dipeptidase, with amino-acid sequence MSPFLWEQHCCLPLTPDAEVAELARYPLGSYLSVNVGYSRQRTTDTLELLHAFRAAAVADGRFRLVETLADVGAPGAIALAFDLEDAGPLGGDLDTVRVFHELGVRSLLPTYNHANAAGCGCLDTEDTGLDLAEHTDVPMIYSHANFAALWEHPRNITDDQARACAATGGVIGINGVGIFLGRNRPEQAAERVEAMADHIQYGAELVGIEHIGIGSDYSFDAADFNAELTENPGAFSDAYTAWGPLQWTAPEELLGLDSVPGLDQVLAARGFTPADLAAVFGGNFCRAAAKVWR; translated from the coding sequence ATGTCTCCCTTCCTCTGGGAGCAGCATTGCTGCCTGCCGCTGACACCCGATGCCGAGGTCGCCGAGCTGGCTCGTTATCCGCTCGGCTCCTATCTGTCGGTCAACGTCGGCTATTCGCGTCAGCGCACGACAGACACCCTGGAGCTACTGCACGCCTTCCGGGCCGCCGCGGTGGCCGACGGCCGCTTCCGCCTGGTCGAGACCCTGGCCGACGTCGGCGCGCCCGGCGCCATCGCGTTGGCTTTCGACCTCGAGGACGCCGGTCCGCTCGGCGGTGACCTGGACACCGTGCGCGTCTTCCACGAGCTCGGTGTCCGCTCGCTGCTGCCCACCTACAACCACGCCAACGCCGCGGGCTGCGGCTGCCTGGACACCGAGGACACCGGCCTCGACCTCGCCGAGCACACCGACGTCCCGATGATCTACAGCCACGCCAATTTCGCCGCGCTGTGGGAACATCCGCGCAACATCACCGACGACCAGGCTCGCGCCTGCGCGGCGACCGGCGGGGTGATCGGGATCAACGGCGTGGGCATCTTCCTCGGCCGCAACCGGCCCGAGCAGGCCGCCGAGCGGGTCGAGGCGATGGCCGATCACATCCAGTACGGCGCCGAGCTGGTCGGTATCGAGCACATCGGCATCGGCTCGGACTACTCCTTCGACGCCGCCGATTTCAACGCCGAACTCACCGAGAACCCCGGCGCCTTCTCCGACGCCTACACCGCCTGGGGCCCGCTGCAGTGGACCGCTCCCGAGGAACTGCTCGGGCTCGACAGCGTGCCCGGTCTGGACCAGGTGCTCGCCGCCCGCGGTTTCACCCCGGCCGATCTGGCGGCGGTGTTCGGCGGCAACTTCTGCCGCGCCGCGGCGAAGGTGTGGCGGTAG